One part of the Microlunatus elymi genome encodes these proteins:
- the prmC gene encoding peptide chain release factor N(5)-glutamine methyltransferase, producing MADGRSVRELLATARSRLAAAGVDSPDVDARLLLAAAAEVDPSRLLIMNVVDSAGVHRFETMLRRRESREPLQHITGIAYFRHVRLQVGPGVFVPRPETELMTGWAIDRLAEVERSGRVPVAVDLCTGSGAIARALADEAPAAELHAVELSEAAASWAARNLAGTGVELRVGDMADAYRDLDGTVDVVVCNPPYIPLTAWESVQTEARDHDPELALFSGDDGLDAVRALTGVAARLLRAGGWVACEHAELQAESVPELFARHGGFTEVRDHRDLSDRPRFTTARRTA from the coding sequence ATGGCGGACGGGCGGTCGGTACGAGAGTTGTTGGCGACCGCGAGGAGCCGGCTGGCCGCGGCCGGCGTGGACAGCCCGGACGTGGACGCCCGGCTGCTGCTGGCGGCCGCGGCCGAGGTCGATCCGTCCCGGTTGTTGATCATGAACGTGGTCGACTCGGCCGGGGTGCACCGGTTCGAGACGATGCTGCGCCGGCGCGAGTCTCGCGAACCGCTGCAGCACATCACCGGCATCGCGTACTTCCGGCACGTCCGGCTGCAGGTCGGCCCGGGCGTGTTCGTGCCCCGGCCGGAGACCGAGTTGATGACCGGCTGGGCGATCGACCGGCTGGCCGAGGTCGAACGCAGCGGCCGGGTCCCGGTTGCGGTCGATCTGTGTACGGGGTCGGGTGCGATTGCCCGTGCACTCGCCGACGAGGCCCCCGCCGCAGAGCTGCACGCGGTGGAGCTGAGTGAGGCGGCCGCGAGCTGGGCGGCCAGGAACCTGGCCGGCACCGGGGTCGAGTTGCGGGTCGGCGACATGGCCGATGCCTACCGGGATCTCGACGGCACCGTCGACGTGGTCGTCTGCAACCCGCCGTACATCCCGCTGACGGCCTGGGAGTCGGTGCAGACCGAGGCGCGGGATCATGATCCGGAGCTGGCCCTGTTCTCCGGTGACGACGGCCTGGACGCGGTCCGCGCGCTCACCGGCGTTGCCGCCCGGCTGCTGCGCGCAGGCGGCTGGGTGGCCTGCGAACACGCCGAACTGCAGGCCGAATCCGTACCCGAACTGTTCGC
- a CDS encoding DUF899 domain-containing protein, with translation MSDILTTQALPPIVDTETWRQELAKLRIREKAATRELDAIAAQRRRLPMAELPDYTLVGKDGPVRLVDIFDGRSQLITYHHMWSPGAEWQCSGCTGFTAQFTRLDFLEPYDARFVIVTQGAIDEALAYKEKVGNKMEWYSTSDSPFGADVDAPPGGGFGVNVFLRDGDTVYRTWHTNGRGTEQLSHTFPLIDLLVWGRQEEWQDSPDGWPKSPTYSGWSSSEDVGRLYGPSAVAHQ, from the coding sequence ATGTCCGACATCCTCACCACCCAGGCCCTGCCCCCGATCGTCGACACCGAGACCTGGCGGCAGGAGCTCGCCAAACTCCGGATCCGGGAGAAGGCCGCGACTCGCGAACTCGACGCCATTGCGGCGCAGCGGCGTCGGCTGCCCATGGCCGAGTTGCCCGACTACACCCTGGTCGGCAAGGACGGCCCGGTCCGGCTGGTCGACATCTTCGACGGCCGCTCGCAGTTGATCACCTATCACCACATGTGGTCGCCGGGTGCCGAGTGGCAATGCTCCGGCTGCACCGGCTTCACCGCCCAGTTCACCCGGCTCGACTTCCTCGAACCGTACGATGCCCGATTCGTCATCGTGACCCAGGGCGCGATCGACGAAGCCCTTGCCTACAAGGAGAAAGTGGGCAACAAGATGGAGTGGTACTCCACCTCCGACAGCCCGTTCGGTGCCGACGTGGACGCGCCGCCCGGCGGTGGCTTCGGGGTCAACGTGTTCCTCCGCGACGGCGACACCGTCTACCGCACCTGGCACACCAACGGCCGCGGCACCGAGCAGCTCAGCCACACGTTCCCGCTGATCGATCTGCTGGTCTGGGGACGGCAGGAGGAGTGGCAGGATTCGCCGGACGGCTGGCCGAAGTCGCCGACCTACTCGGGCTGGAGCAGCTCGGAAGACGTCGGCCGCCTGTACGGCCCTTCGGCCGTCGCCCACCAGTGA
- a CDS encoding TetR/AcrR family transcriptional regulator, with protein sequence MASSGAQRQGYHHGNLRQALLEAGLELTRNGGPSALAMREVTRRLGVSPNAAYRHFADRDSLLSAVAEQIQQQMVARMLTHASGGRTKVAARERLRAVGLGYIEFALREPGWFETAFGDIQPVDPAAGGHALPSPLTMLVSALDALVASGDLAETEREGAEWPCWSAVHGFALLALHGPLRGRPHDQLWPAAERTVDAVIAGLLL encoded by the coding sequence GTGGCGAGCTCCGGGGCCCAGCGGCAGGGCTACCATCACGGCAACCTGCGCCAGGCGCTGCTGGAGGCCGGCCTCGAATTGACCCGCAACGGGGGACCGTCGGCGCTGGCGATGCGTGAGGTCACCCGCCGGCTCGGCGTCTCGCCCAACGCCGCCTACCGGCATTTCGCCGATCGGGACAGTCTGCTGAGCGCCGTCGCCGAGCAGATCCAGCAGCAGATGGTCGCCCGGATGCTCACCCACGCGTCGGGCGGCCGGACCAAGGTCGCGGCGCGGGAGCGGTTGCGTGCGGTCGGCCTCGGCTACATCGAGTTCGCGCTGCGCGAGCCGGGCTGGTTCGAGACGGCCTTCGGTGACATCCAGCCAGTCGATCCGGCGGCCGGCGGGCACGCGCTGCCGTCACCCCTGACCATGCTGGTCTCCGCGCTGGACGCACTGGTGGCCAGTGGCGACCTCGCCGAGACCGAGCGAGAAGGGGCCGAATGGCCCTGTTGGTCGGCGGTGCACGGCTTCGCGCTGCTGGCACTGCACGGCCCGCTTCGCGGCCGTCCGCATGATCAGCTCTGGCCCGCCGCCGAACGCACCGTGGACGCGGTCATCGCCGGGCTCCTGTTGTGA
- the rpmE gene encoding 50S ribosomal protein L31, with the protein MKTGIHPEYTTTEVTCSCGNTFETKSTAGGSLRVEVCSACHPFYTGKQKILDTGGRVARFEKRYGKKK; encoded by the coding sequence ATGAAGACTGGCATCCATCCGGAGTACACGACCACCGAGGTGACGTGTAGCTGCGGCAACACCTTTGAGACCAAGTCGACCGCCGGCGGCAGCCTCCGGGTCGAGGTCTGCTCGGCCTGCCACCCGTTCTACACCGGCAAGCAGAAGATCCTCGACACCGGTGGCCGGGTCGCCCGCTTCGAGAAGCGGTACGGCAAGAAGAAGTAG
- the thrB gene encoding homoserine kinase, with protein sequence MPSVLPAGRRVEVEVPATSANLGPGFDCLGLALDLYNSCSFSVVDEPTRVVVAGEGAGRLPTGRRNLIVRSLEFGLRRLGVEPAGVRVEAHNRIPGSRGLGSSSAAIVTGLIGAHGLARPDEPFDPADWLGPADEIEGHPDNVAAALYGDLVLAYRRVGGDRQVAASVAGVHPDIGALALIPPTPVGTEQARALLPKSVPHSDAAANAGRAGLLVRALTAAPELLFEATADWLHQSYRATAMPQSAALLDTLRGQQLPAVISGAGPTVLVLGTEAQLVDAEQAVSVEFRCLRLEVAAGARIVADKISRPDSDEA encoded by the coding sequence AGCGCCAACCTCGGGCCGGGATTCGACTGTCTGGGACTGGCCCTCGATCTCTACAACAGCTGCAGTTTCAGCGTGGTCGACGAACCCACCCGGGTCGTCGTCGCCGGTGAGGGGGCGGGCCGGCTGCCGACCGGCCGCCGGAACCTCATCGTACGAAGTCTCGAGTTCGGCTTGAGACGGCTCGGGGTCGAGCCCGCCGGCGTACGCGTCGAGGCGCACAACCGGATCCCGGGCAGCCGCGGACTGGGATCCTCGTCGGCGGCGATCGTCACCGGCCTGATCGGGGCGCACGGACTGGCCCGGCCCGACGAACCGTTCGATCCGGCGGACTGGCTCGGGCCGGCTGACGAGATCGAGGGACATCCCGACAACGTCGCGGCCGCGTTGTACGGCGATCTGGTGCTGGCCTATCGCCGGGTGGGCGGCGACCGGCAGGTCGCAGCGTCGGTCGCCGGCGTGCACCCCGACATCGGCGCACTGGCGCTGATTCCGCCGACCCCGGTGGGAACAGAGCAGGCCCGAGCGCTGTTGCCGAAGTCGGTGCCCCATTCCGATGCCGCGGCGAACGCCGGTCGGGCGGGTTTGCTGGTTCGGGCGTTGACCGCCGCGCCCGAGTTGTTGTTCGAGGCGACTGCCGACTGGCTGCATCAGTCGTATCGCGCCACGGCGATGCCGCAGTCGGCCGCCCTGCTGGACACCCTGCGGGGACAGCAGCTGCCGGCGGTGATCAGCGGCGCCGGGCCGACCGTGCTGGTGCTCGGTACCGAGGCTCAGCTCGTTGACGCCGAGCAGGCGGTATCGGTCGAATTCCGTTGCCTCCGCCTCGAGGTGGCGGCCGGCGCCAGGATCGTCGCCGACAAGATCAGCCGGCCGGACAGCGACGAGGCCTGA
- the prfA gene encoding peptide chain release factor 1, translated as MFESAAPLREEFARLEAEMADPATHADQGKVRRIGRRYAELSGIVKALDHYDQLKDDLAAAQELADDDESFAAEAEQLSTELEQATERLTRLLAPRDPNDSSDAIMEIKSGEGGEESALFAADLFKMYGRFAEHRGWKLEVLDVQETDLGGYKSITVAVKAASAGAPDTMPYGVLKFEGGVHRVQRVPVTESQGRVHTSAAGVLVMPEVAEAEVEIDENDLRIDVYRSSGPGGQGVNTTDSAVRITHLPTGIVVSCQNERSQLQNKEQAMRMLRARLIARAEEEQADAASAARKSQVRTVDRSERVRTYNFPENRIADHRIGYKAHNLDQVLAGDLDPIVTALQEADTAERLSV; from the coding sequence ATGTTCGAGTCGGCGGCACCGCTGCGAGAGGAGTTCGCGCGGCTGGAGGCGGAGATGGCCGACCCGGCCACCCACGCCGATCAGGGCAAGGTACGCAGGATCGGCCGCCGCTACGCCGAACTGTCCGGGATCGTGAAGGCGCTCGATCACTACGACCAACTCAAGGACGATCTTGCTGCCGCGCAGGAGCTCGCCGACGACGACGAGAGTTTCGCGGCCGAGGCCGAGCAGCTGTCGACCGAACTGGAGCAGGCGACCGAACGGCTGACCCGGCTGCTCGCACCCCGTGACCCGAACGACTCCAGCGACGCGATCATGGAGATCAAGTCCGGCGAAGGCGGCGAGGAGTCGGCGCTGTTCGCGGCCGACCTGTTCAAGATGTACGGCAGATTCGCCGAGCACCGCGGCTGGAAGCTCGAGGTGCTGGACGTCCAGGAGACCGATCTTGGTGGCTACAAGTCGATCACCGTCGCGGTGAAGGCGGCCTCGGCCGGCGCACCGGACACGATGCCGTACGGGGTGCTCAAGTTCGAGGGCGGCGTGCATCGGGTGCAGCGGGTGCCGGTGACCGAGTCCCAGGGCCGGGTGCACACCTCCGCGGCCGGCGTGCTGGTAATGCCGGAGGTGGCCGAGGCCGAGGTCGAGATCGATGAAAATGATCTTCGGATCGACGTCTACCGATCGTCCGGACCGGGTGGCCAGGGAGTCAACACCACCGACTCAGCGGTCCGGATCACCCATCTGCCGACCGGGATCGTGGTGTCCTGCCAGAACGAGAGATCCCAACTGCAGAACAAGGAACAGGCGATGCGGATGCTCCGCGCCCGGCTGATCGCCCGGGCCGAGGAGGAGCAGGCGGACGCAGCGTCGGCGGCCCGCAAATCGCAGGTGCGGACGGTCGATCGCTCCGAACGCGTCCGCACCTACAACTTCCCGGAGAACCGGATCGCCGATCACCGGATCGGCTACAAGGCGCACAACCTTGATCAAGTTCTCGCCGGTGATCTTGATCCGATCGTCACCGCGCTGCAGGAGGCCGACACCGCCGAACGTTTGTCCGTTTGA
- the rho gene encoding transcription termination factor Rho: protein MTDTAEATGTQQASRKRKGTGLESLVLPELKQIASQLGLKGAGGMRKGQLIEAIKSAQSGGTGASAAPSAATRPSSDRANADRSRKTSPAAAESPAGQPTLPDTDRTTSRTDRAESSPEAGSRRETESRPERADGGRAEKTPDSRAEATRAEQTQASRAELEQAIREQVSRDSRDTERRQSGRDNRGDQTQREPSRDNNRDNSRDGNRDGRDQQNREGRDQGNRQRNNRGDNRNDNRSDNRNDNRGDDDGSGGRRSRRRRSRDRQGRRNNRGGGGIERYESEPVISEDDVLVPTSGILDVLDNYAFVRTSGYLPGSNDAYVSLSMVKKYGLRKGDVITGAIRQPTDGERREKFNPLVKIDTVNNADPEAAKGRADFNKLTPLYPNERYRLETTPNNLTGRLIDLVAPIGKGQRGLIVAPAKAGKTMVMQAIANAITTNSPNTHLMVVLVDERPEEVTDFERSVRGEVISSTFDRPADDHTTVAELAIERAKRLVELGHDVVVLLDGITRLGRAYNLAAPASGRILSGGVDSAALYPPKKFFGAARNIENGGSLTILATALIESGSKMDEVIFEEFKGTGNMELRLRREYSEKRIFPAIDVDASSTRREELLMGREELGIIWKLRRVLSNLDGQQALEMMLDRLKKTQTNSEFLVAITKTMPGQRD from the coding sequence GTGACAGATACCGCCGAGGCGACCGGCACCCAGCAGGCCTCCCGCAAGCGCAAGGGGACCGGACTGGAATCGCTGGTCCTGCCCGAGCTGAAGCAGATCGCGTCCCAGCTGGGCCTCAAGGGTGCCGGTGGGATGCGCAAGGGTCAGCTCATCGAGGCGATCAAGTCGGCCCAATCGGGTGGCACCGGTGCTTCTGCGGCACCGTCGGCTGCGACCCGACCGAGCTCGGATCGGGCCAACGCGGACCGGTCCCGCAAGACGTCGCCGGCTGCGGCCGAGTCGCCGGCCGGTCAGCCGACCCTGCCGGATACCGACCGGACGACGTCGCGTACGGATCGGGCCGAGTCGAGCCCCGAGGCCGGATCGCGCCGCGAGACTGAATCGCGCCCGGAGCGCGCCGATGGCGGCCGTGCCGAGAAGACGCCGGACAGCCGGGCCGAGGCGACTCGCGCCGAGCAGACCCAGGCCAGCCGGGCCGAGTTGGAGCAGGCAATCCGGGAGCAGGTCAGCCGCGACTCCCGCGACACCGAACGTCGCCAGTCCGGCCGCGACAACCGCGGCGACCAGACCCAGCGCGAGCCGAGCCGCGACAACAACCGCGACAACAGTCGGGACGGCAATCGCGACGGCCGCGATCAGCAGAACCGCGAGGGTCGCGACCAGGGCAACCGGCAGCGCAACAACCGTGGAGACAATCGCAACGACAACCGCAGCGACAATCGCAACGACAACCGCGGGGACGACGACGGGTCCGGCGGGCGTCGCAGCCGTCGCCGGCGTAGTCGCGATCGGCAGGGCCGGCGTAACAACCGCGGTGGCGGCGGCATCGAGCGCTACGAGTCCGAGCCGGTGATCAGCGAGGACGACGTGCTGGTGCCGACCTCCGGCATCCTCGACGTCCTCGACAACTACGCGTTCGTCCGGACCAGCGGCTACCTGCCCGGATCCAACGACGCGTACGTGTCGCTGTCGATGGTGAAGAAGTACGGCCTGCGCAAGGGTGACGTGATCACCGGCGCGATCCGCCAGCCCACGGACGGCGAGCGGCGGGAGAAGTTCAACCCGCTGGTCAAGATCGACACCGTCAACAACGCCGACCCGGAGGCCGCGAAGGGCCGGGCGGACTTCAACAAGCTGACCCCGCTCTACCCGAACGAGCGCTACCGGTTGGAGACCACGCCGAACAACCTGACCGGCCGTTTGATCGACCTGGTCGCCCCGATCGGCAAGGGTCAGCGTGGCCTGATCGTCGCCCCGGCCAAGGCCGGCAAGACGATGGTGATGCAGGCGATCGCCAACGCGATCACCACCAACAGTCCGAACACGCACCTGATGGTGGTGCTGGTGGACGAGCGTCCGGAGGAGGTCACCGACTTCGAACGGTCCGTTCGCGGTGAGGTGATCAGTTCCACCTTCGACCGGCCGGCCGACGATCACACCACGGTCGCCGAGCTGGCGATCGAGCGGGCCAAGCGGCTGGTCGAGCTCGGCCACGACGTGGTCGTGCTGCTGGACGGCATCACCCGACTGGGCCGGGCCTACAACCTGGCCGCACCGGCGTCAGGGCGGATCCTCTCCGGTGGTGTCGACTCGGCTGCGCTCTACCCGCCGAAGAAGTTCTTCGGCGCCGCCCGCAACATCGAGAACGGCGGTTCGCTGACCATTCTTGCCACCGCCCTGATCGAGTCCGGCTCGAAGATGGACGAGGTGATCTTCGAGGAGTTCAAGGGCACCGGCAACATGGAGCTGCGGCTGCGGCGGGAATACTCCGAGAAGCGGATCTTCCCGGCCATCGACGTGGACGCCTCCAGCACCCGCCGGGAGGAGTTGCTGATGGGCCGCGAGGAGCTCGGCATCATCTGGAAGTTGCGCCGGGTGCTGTCCAACCTGGACGGCCAGCAGGCGCTGGAGATGATGTTGGACCGGCTGAAGAAAACCCAGACCAACAGCGAGTTCCTGGTCGCCATCACCAAGACCATGCCCGGCCAACGCGACTGA
- a CDS encoding SRPBCC family protein, giving the protein MIMTDDQLIRSRTIPAAPDAVFAVLRDPARHPETEPTDWVRSAIDPRPITEVGQVFGMNMYARRDGFDPDYVMHNQVIAFEEPTTIAWRPGQYGPDGTLGFGGWSWRYDLTAQGDNCVVTLTYDWSQTPQQLRELFGLPPFGPDFLDQSLECLERAVNADRVRQPA; this is encoded by the coding sequence ATGATCATGACCGACGATCAGCTGATTCGCAGCCGGACGATCCCGGCCGCACCGGATGCCGTGTTCGCCGTGCTGCGCGATCCGGCCCGGCATCCCGAGACCGAGCCGACCGACTGGGTGCGCAGCGCCATCGACCCCCGGCCGATCACCGAGGTCGGGCAGGTGTTCGGGATGAACATGTATGCCCGCCGCGACGGTTTCGACCCCGACTACGTGATGCACAACCAGGTGATCGCGTTCGAGGAGCCGACCACGATCGCGTGGCGGCCTGGCCAGTACGGCCCGGACGGCACGCTCGGCTTCGGCGGCTGGAGCTGGCGCTACGACCTCACGGCGCAAGGTGACAACTGTGTCGTCACACTGACCTACGACTGGAGCCAGACACCCCAGCAACTGCGCGAACTGTTCGGTCTGCCGCCGTTCGGCCCGGACTTTCTTGATCAGTCACTGGAGTGCCTGGAGCGCGCCGTCAACGCCGACCGAGTCCGGCAACCGGCCTGA